One window of Dechloromonas sp. ZY10 genomic DNA carries:
- the rfbF gene encoding glucose-1-phosphate cytidylyltransferase: MKVVILAGGLGTRISEESITKPKPMVEIGGKPILWHIMKIYASWGFNEFVICLGYKGYLIKEYFYNYFLHQADVTIDLKQNRVDYRNGKAEPWVIHLVDTGENTMTGGRVKRIGDYVRDDEFFFLTYGDAVTDLDIPATLAQHRERGKLATLTAVRPPARFGNLALEGLQVQRFVEKPKDGAGLINGGFFVLSPKVLDYIETDATVWEQEPLNQLTAEGQLEAHIHNGFWQPMDTIYEKNLLENMWSSGKAAWKRWE; this comes from the coding sequence ATGAAAGTAGTGATTTTGGCTGGAGGTTTGGGTACACGCATCAGTGAAGAAAGTATCACTAAACCTAAGCCGATGGTGGAGATTGGCGGTAAGCCAATCCTCTGGCACATCATGAAGATTTATGCGTCTTGGGGATTTAATGAGTTTGTGATTTGCCTAGGATACAAAGGCTACCTGATCAAGGAGTATTTTTACAATTACTTCCTACACCAGGCTGATGTCACAATCGATTTGAAACAGAATCGTGTCGACTATCGCAATGGTAAAGCCGAGCCTTGGGTAATTCACCTTGTGGATACTGGTGAAAACACCATGACCGGCGGGCGAGTCAAGCGCATTGGTGATTATGTTCGTGATGACGAGTTTTTTTTCCTAACCTATGGTGATGCAGTTACCGACCTGGACATCCCTGCAACGTTAGCACAGCATCGCGAACGCGGAAAGTTGGCAACGTTGACTGCAGTTCGTCCTCCTGCACGCTTTGGGAATCTGGCTCTAGAAGGTCTACAAGTTCAGCGCTTTGTTGAGAAACCGAAAGATGGAGCGGGTTTGATCAACGGTGGATTTTTCGTCTTGTCGCCCAAGGTGCTTGACTATATCGAAACCGATGCAACAGTCTGGGAACAGGAGCCCCTTAATCAGCTTACCGCTGAGGGGCAACTTGAGGCCCACATTCATAATGGTTTCTGGCAACCCATGGATACGATTTACGAAAAAAATCTGCTGGAAAATATGTGGAGCTCCGGCAAGGCTGCGTGGAAACGCTGGGAGTAA
- a CDS encoding class I SAM-dependent methyltransferase, whose amino-acid sequence MNNEKAWEEKYQEGYGNNYVESHILRLYFYLLRREFGLKSSKMFDWGMGNGLNAEFLARQGLEVSGCDVSASAVEQARLRVPTRAAHFQATTLGDDSFGINGGGMTFCWPMNRFTTSTTRKSIGCASAPRRRLPPEVCSWSPRLSRSTTILTGLNHKPTACGWQKSRAVRMRSS is encoded by the coding sequence ATGAACAATGAAAAGGCGTGGGAAGAAAAATACCAAGAAGGCTATGGTAACAATTATGTCGAAAGCCATATACTTCGTCTTTATTTTTATCTGCTTCGACGTGAGTTTGGCCTGAAAAGCAGCAAGATGTTTGATTGGGGCATGGGCAATGGCCTGAATGCGGAGTTTCTTGCCCGGCAAGGACTTGAGGTTTCCGGTTGTGATGTCAGTGCCTCTGCCGTCGAACAAGCACGCCTTCGTGTCCCCACTAGGGCAGCACACTTCCAGGCCACAACACTGGGGGATGATTCTTTTGGAATCAATGGGGGGGGTATGACCTTCTGTTGGCCAATGAATCGATTTACTACCTCGACGACACGCAAGTCAATCGGCTGTGCGAGTGCACCAAGGAGGCGCTTACCACCCGAGGTTTGTTCTTGGTCACCTAGATTGTCAAGGAGCACTACTATTTTGACTGGGCTGAACCACAAACCGACGGCTTGTGGCTGGCAAAAATCTAGGGCCGTCAGAATGAGGAGTTCCTGA
- a CDS encoding DegT/DnrJ/EryC1/StrS family aminotransferase: MFDIPFAKPSITDREVAYATDAAANGWGKKCYEYITRFERSFAEYLGAKHAIATSSCTGALHIAMRALGIGDGDEVILPEITWIASAAPVTYERAKPVFVDIDPKTWCIDVTKVEAAITPRTKAIIAVHLYGNLCDMARLREIANRHGLYLIEDAAEALGSQWQRQKAGSVADVGVFSFHGTKTITTGEGGMLVCQRDDIYEKALLQSNHGRKPSKHTIFWMDEVGVKYKMSNIQAAIGLAQIERIEELVTRKREIFAYYQSALADLDVDLNPENPGDVNSYWLPAVVAHGGLSEEKRDAMLEEANAQGIGLRPFFYSLTRFPMFSHLKESPVSAKVCRAGLNLPSFHDMTEDDLKVVVAEVRKGLST; this comes from the coding sequence ATGTTTGATATCCCATTCGCCAAGCCTTCGATTACTGATCGCGAAGTCGCGTATGCCACTGATGCAGCCGCCAATGGGTGGGGTAAGAAATGTTACGAGTACATTACGCGCTTTGAGCGGTCGTTTGCGGAATATCTGGGCGCTAAGCATGCCATCGCAACCTCGAGTTGCACAGGGGCCTTGCATATCGCCATGCGTGCTCTTGGAATTGGCGACGGTGATGAAGTCATCCTGCCTGAGATTACCTGGATTGCCTCGGCCGCACCGGTGACTTACGAGAGGGCCAAACCGGTATTTGTGGATATCGATCCGAAAACTTGGTGCATCGACGTTACTAAGGTTGAGGCGGCCATCACCCCCCGGACTAAGGCCATCATTGCCGTTCACCTCTACGGCAACCTGTGTGACATGGCACGCTTGCGAGAAATTGCGAATCGTCATGGGCTCTATCTGATCGAAGATGCTGCCGAGGCATTGGGCTCTCAGTGGCAGAGGCAAAAGGCCGGTAGTGTTGCAGACGTGGGCGTGTTTTCTTTCCATGGGACAAAAACGATCACCACAGGTGAGGGGGGTATGTTGGTCTGTCAGCGGGATGACATCTACGAAAAGGCACTCCTGCAGTCCAATCACGGCCGTAAGCCATCGAAGCACACCATCTTCTGGATGGATGAGGTTGGCGTTAAATACAAAATGTCGAACATCCAGGCCGCTATTGGCCTAGCGCAGATCGAGCGCATTGAAGAGTTAGTGACACGTAAGCGTGAAATATTCGCTTATTACCAATCCGCGTTGGCCGATCTTGACGTTGATTTGAATCCGGAAAATCCGGGCGATGTGAATTCTTACTGGCTGCCCGCTGTCGTCGCGCACGGTGGTCTGAGTGAAGAAAAGCGCGATGCAATGCTGGAAGAGGCTAATGCGCAGGGAATCGGGTTGCGGCCATTCTTTTATTCATTGACACGCTTTCCGATGTTCTCACACCTCAAGGAGTCACCTGTCTCTGCCAAGGTCTGTCGAGCTGGGCTTAACTTACCGAGCTTCCATGATATGACGGAAGATGATTTGAAGGTGGTCGTGGCCGAGGTACGCAAAGGTTTGAGTACATGA
- the rfbG gene encoding CDP-glucose 4,6-dehydratase, with amino-acid sequence MNPDFWQGKRVFLTGHTGFKGGWLSLLLERLGAVVTGYALAPATQPCLFELAHVAQGLKASHLADIRDTKALTAAMQQAEPEIVFHLAAQPLVRASYRDPSETWSTNVMGTVNVLEAVRNCPGVRAVLVVTTDKCYENREWVWGYREIDALGGYDPYSASKASAEHVVASYRRSFLAEKGVLIATARAGNVIGGGDWSEDRLIPDVVRAVANNEPLVIRNPLATRPWQHVLEAINGYMLLAERLLAGDESFAEAFNFGPGSEGNRTVQEVLSGLNKHWPRLSWHHDQSQQLHEAGFLFLDTSLARSRLKWAPCWEFDEGVAQTAYWYHQVLADPSSAREITLHQIQTYFG; translated from the coding sequence ATGAATCCAGATTTCTGGCAAGGTAAGCGTGTTTTCCTGACCGGGCACACTGGATTCAAGGGGGGGTGGCTAAGTCTGCTGCTGGAGCGTCTTGGTGCAGTGGTTACTGGATATGCCCTAGCACCTGCGACGCAGCCCTGCTTGTTCGAGCTGGCACATGTAGCGCAGGGTTTAAAGGCCAGCCATCTCGCCGATATCCGCGATACGAAGGCGCTGACTGCTGCAATGCAGCAAGCGGAACCAGAGATCGTCTTTCATTTGGCTGCACAACCGCTTGTACGAGCAAGCTACAGGGACCCGTCGGAGACTTGGTCGACCAATGTCATGGGAACGGTCAATGTGCTGGAAGCGGTGCGCAACTGCCCCGGCGTTCGGGCTGTTCTGGTGGTGACCACCGATAAGTGTTACGAAAATCGTGAATGGGTCTGGGGGTATCGTGAAATCGATGCTCTGGGAGGTTACGATCCTTATTCCGCCTCGAAAGCCAGCGCCGAGCATGTGGTCGCGAGCTATCGCCGTTCTTTCTTGGCTGAAAAAGGTGTGCTCATAGCGACTGCTCGGGCTGGGAATGTGATCGGGGGGGGGGATTGGTCCGAGGACAGACTCATCCCAGATGTGGTGCGTGCCGTGGCAAATAATGAACCTCTGGTCATCCGAAACCCGTTGGCAACTCGCCCTTGGCAGCATGTACTGGAAGCCATCAACGGGTACATGCTGTTGGCTGAGCGTTTGCTGGCAGGGGATGAATCTTTTGCCGAGGCGTTTAACTTTGGGCCGGGAAGCGAAGGCAATCGTACGGTGCAAGAGGTACTGTCCGGGCTAAACAAACACTGGCCTAGGCTAAGTTGGCATCACGATCAGTCTCAGCAGCTTCATGAGGCAGGCTTCCTATTTCTCGATACTAGCCTCGCTCGTTCGCGACTCAAATGGGCTCCATGCTGGGAATTCGATGAGGGAGTTGCACAGACGGCATATTGGTACCATCAAGTGCTAGCGGACCCTTCCTCGGCTCGCGAAATTACATTGCACCAGATTCAAACTTATTTTGGATAG
- the rfbH gene encoding lipopolysaccharide biosynthesis protein RfbH translates to MDKNHIRQQILQLVDAYAAAEHAEKQAFVPGKTIIPPSGKVIGAAEMRNMVEASLDGWLTTGRFNDAFEKALAQYVGVRYAITVNSGSSANLAAFAALTSPRLGDRAIKPGDEVIGVAAGFPTTINPILQMGAVPVFVDIDIPTYNVNVEALEAAIGPRTKAIMLAHTLGNPYNLGVITELCRKHGLWLVEDCCDALGSTYKDKKVGTFGDIATLSFYPAHHITMGEGGAVLTNNPDLKMAAESFRDWGRDCYCAPGCDNTCGKRYGWQLGNLPPGYDHKYIYSHLGYNLKITDMQAACGLAQLQRIDEFVLARRRNFIYLRSCLEGCQDFLVLPEATEGSDPSWFGFPITLNEGLDFSRNDLLQYLQQKNIGTRLLFAGNATKQPYMIGRNYNVVGELTNTDRIMINTFWLGVYPGLGEAELGFMAQSIKNYLGLGFD, encoded by the coding sequence ATGGATAAAAATCATATTCGCCAACAAATTCTTCAATTGGTGGATGCCTATGCGGCGGCAGAACATGCAGAGAAACAAGCTTTCGTTCCTGGAAAAACCATCATTCCTCCCTCTGGGAAAGTGATTGGTGCAGCAGAGATGAGGAATATGGTGGAGGCAAGCCTTGATGGCTGGCTGACCACAGGTCGCTTCAATGACGCTTTCGAGAAGGCACTCGCGCAGTATGTGGGCGTACGCTACGCCATCACGGTGAACTCGGGTTCGTCGGCCAACTTGGCGGCATTTGCAGCTTTGACCTCGCCCCGCCTAGGTGATAGAGCGATTAAGCCGGGTGATGAGGTCATCGGAGTGGCTGCCGGGTTCCCAACAACTATTAATCCGATTTTGCAAATGGGAGCCGTTCCAGTATTTGTGGACATTGATATTCCCACTTACAACGTAAATGTTGAAGCACTGGAAGCGGCGATTGGACCGCGCACTAAGGCAATCATGCTGGCGCACACTCTGGGTAATCCTTATAATCTGGGCGTGATTACTGAGCTGTGCCGCAAACATGGCTTATGGTTGGTTGAGGATTGCTGTGACGCCTTGGGCTCGACCTATAAGGATAAAAAAGTAGGTACATTTGGCGATATCGCCACATTGAGTTTCTATCCCGCTCATCACATCACCATGGGTGAAGGTGGTGCAGTACTGACCAATAACCCGGATCTCAAAATGGCCGCGGAGTCTTTCCGAGATTGGGGTCGAGATTGCTACTGCGCGCCGGGTTGCGATAACACCTGCGGAAAACGTTACGGCTGGCAATTGGGTAATCTGCCCCCGGGTTATGACCATAAATACATTTATAGCCATCTCGGTTACAACCTGAAAATTACTGACATGCAGGCCGCTTGCGGCTTGGCTCAGCTCCAGCGTATCGATGAATTTGTGCTTGCTCGTAGGCGAAATTTCATTTATTTGCGGAGTTGTCTTGAAGGCTGTCAAGATTTTTTGGTGTTGCCTGAAGCGACTGAGGGAAGTGATCCATCCTGGTTTGGTTTTCCTATTACTCTGAACGAGGGATTGGATTTTTCAAGAAATGATTTGCTGCAATATTTGCAGCAAAAAAATATAGGCACGCGACTTCTCTTTGCAGGTAATGCTACTAAGCAGCCTTATATGATTGGTCGGAATTATAATGTGGTCGGTGAACTGACTAATACTGATAGGATAATGATTAATACTTTTTGGTTGGGGGTTTATCCTGGTCTAGGTGAGGCGGAGCTTGGCTTCATGGCGCAGAGTATTAAAAACTATTTGGGCTTGGGGTTCGATTAA
- the rfbC gene encoding dTDP-4-dehydrorhamnose 3,5-epimerase: MILEPLALEGAYLVHGYRMADERGWFWKNYQDTAFGHLGLEFECRETFFSMSSSGVLRGMHFQLPPKAHNKLVTCLSGEVFDVLLDMRKNSLTFGKAISVKLNSEGDVSVFVPIGLAHGFYVMTERAMMCYQTSIPYDPNSDSGVNWNSIAVDWPITQQPVLSERDQGLPPWRPCYSPF, encoded by the coding sequence ATGATTTTGGAGCCTCTTGCACTTGAAGGGGCTTATCTAGTTCATGGCTACCGGATGGCTGATGAGCGAGGTTGGTTCTGGAAGAATTATCAAGATACTGCATTTGGTCATCTGGGGCTGGAATTTGAATGTCGTGAAACTTTTTTTTCGATGTCATCCTCCGGTGTGCTTCGCGGTATGCATTTTCAATTGCCTCCTAAGGCGCATAATAAATTAGTGACCTGTTTGTCCGGTGAGGTATTCGATGTGTTGCTCGATATGCGTAAAAATTCGCTTACGTTCGGCAAGGCAATTTCTGTAAAACTAAATAGTGAGGGTGATGTGTCTGTTTTCGTTCCGATAGGATTGGCACACGGTTTTTACGTCATGACTGAACGGGCAATGATGTGTTACCAAACCTCAATACCGTACGATCCAAATAGCGACAGTGGCGTTAACTGGAATTCTATAGCTGTGGACTGGCCTATTACACAACAGCCAGTGTTGTCTGAGCGTGACCAAGGGTTGCCCCCTTGGCGTCCTTGCTATTCTCCGTTTTAA